From the genome of Rhododendron vialii isolate Sample 1 chromosome 10a, ASM3025357v1:
GGGGTGCGGCCGAGGTGAATGATGTTGTCAAGCTCGGGATTCCCTGGGCCGCACAGTCCGCATAAAACTCTTCAAGAGCACAGAATCTCTCTACGACGCGCATCAATTCTCCCATGCCGTGTGGTGGGCGGATGGCGAGTTCGTCAAGGATCTTGCTGCCGGTTTCCAGACCGTTTTTGAAAGTGCGCGCAGCCCAATATTCATCGATTCCTGGAATTTTGTTGAATAGCTGCCAATAATGGTTGGCATATTGTCTGAGAGTTTCGGACTAGAGTTTCCTCATCTGGGATAAGGATTCAGGCTCTTTAGCCGTTTTGTTGTTTGTGATGAAGCGTGTGTTGAAGGCacgttcaaggtcggccaggttccgtatggatccagcgggcaatttgttgaaccactggagtcctagggagccgaggctggatgggaacgcCTTACATTTTACTTCATCCTTTAGTGTGCAGAGCTCAATGGTTTGCCGGAAGTGGATTAGGTGAGTGTAGGCTTCGCAGGTCGCTGGGTCGAACTTCGTGAATTTGGGTAGATGGAAAGTGGGTTCTGGCGGTGtgttgatgatgtgggaggTGAAGGGAGAGACGCCGAGATCCTTTAGTTGTCTTTCGAATCCTGGGCGCGGCGGTTTGCCGTGCTCGTCcgtctttgttctttttgaaaCCCTTTCCTGGTTCTCCTTTGCTGGCGCCTTCTCGGCGTCCCTGCGCCGAAGCTTGTCTCAAAGGTCCGTCGCTGTTCGACGTGGGCCATCGACGGTTTTGTCCTTGTTACGTCGGGTTCTGTCGTCTTCGTTCGCACCCTCGGTGCGTACTGCTTTCCCGTTTTGCCGTGCGTGGCGTTCTTCGTCTAGATTCTCAGGCGGAATGTTCCCTAGACGTTCAAAGACATGGGGTCTGGTCCGTGCGAAATCTCGGCTATGGTGCGAGACCAttgtgcgagagaattctgcACGACCAGTTGAGTACGTACTTGTAAATGACTCGGTATCCCACGTCCTGGTCCACTCGTGATGGCTTCTAGAACGGTGTGTTCCAGATGCGGTGGGTTGCTTGTAGAGGATTATTTCTCTGGCATCGCCCGGTGTCGAGGTGAAGCCTAGGCGATCTTTTAAGGATTCGCGTTGGCCTCCCTCGTTCTGTCGcccttgtggtggtggtggaggtggtgtttgTCTTCCCCTACCCCCGCCAGATCTTGATGTGGCAGGGGTAGCGTCTTGCTGCATGTGTTGCTTCATTTGGGCCACCTCTGCCCTTAACGCGGCCAGTTCATTGTCGCTTTCGTCGTCGCGATGCTGTAGCAAACGGATATAGGCCGCCGTTACATCGTCCGCGACCGGTGAGAGACCGGATCCTGGGGCTAGGGacatggacatgtgcctctcatGGGGTGTTGTGGGGATGACATTTCCGCTAGCGTCTTTGGTCCCTGATATGGCTACATCCGTCTGATCTCCGCCCATTGTGAGTGGTTTGGTCGTTGTTTCGCGGAAGAGTGAGGGGATTTGAAGGATGTgagagccgtttgaatcagaagcgtttcacgtcaggttcaccaattgtgtggcccgtgatcctcgatcttttCCTCCGCTGGTGGCTTGATGGTTGTTAAGActtcttctcctagcctgcacagggagcgcacgactaagacctagccgggggttgcccggtaaggccctccggcgagaggatgagtaTGTGCAGGAGGAAAGGGAAGAAACTAGGGTTTGAGTGGGTAGTTGCGTATATCAGTGCCTACCTTTCCATAGGCGTTATCCTTTGGTACTTATAGAGCTCCCTGACTTGCTCTCTAAGCACGGGCACGTGCCTGGCGCATGCCAGATGATGTCTCCGTGACGTCACCGAATAGATCTAGCAACCGATTTTGGGGATGAGCTGGCATGATCCATGTGCGCTCACGATTATCCCATGGCGTAACCGTCTCCGCACGTGGGTGAGGACCGGCGGTGGCAGCGGAATATGGGTGGCCCATGGTGGAATCATAATTGAGCTTGGCCTACTACATATTCTAAGAGTTTTCAAAGTAATCAAAGATGATGGAAGTCAATGTCAAAAAGCATAgtgtttggtaaaaaaaaaatagatccgATTTTGTTCACTCTCACTAAacgagggtgaacattaccctcacCCATATTGATTTTTACTAACTTGAAGGCTCTACCAAGGTTAACCACAGTTAAAATTAAAAACTCACAAATTATGGAAGTGATACTGATTTTGTATCTTGCTATTGGGAAAATTATCCCTTGCGTTTCAAGCGGTAAATGCACGTGGGAATGATTCGGGATCTGTTTCTGAACAGATTTCCCTTGCATGTTCACGAGGATAATTAATCAACTGAGATTGGGGCTTTTTTGAAGACCAGATTTATTGAGCGTTAATCGTAGGATGTCAGATGATTTCCTCAGAgacactagagttttggcacaaataaaaacaatttggcattatcatttcttAATTATACAAAGGTATTTGTTTTTTGGTCTTTCGTTAAACCTAATCCGTAAAATCCTAGGGGACTTGGGGGAGGAGAATAGAGCTTACGGTATGTTGGTATAATGTGTTGTCCAAACAACTCTTAATATTTTTGGGTCatgttgtattttttgtttgggcTAAAATGTCTATGTTTGCAAGTAGACAATAAAATGTAAGTGCGTAATTTGGGTCAAGTTTAAGTTATTTTGTAGTGGGGCATTTGTTTAAAGATAGACCCAAGGTTGTATCATATATAAGCCTTCTAGAATTCTCTAGAAAGTATGAATGAAAAATCTTAGTGGAGTGCTTTCCCCCATTGCTCTGTTTCCATGTGTGTGTTCTCCTTGATAAAATTAGCAGTAACCAATTGCTAGCTTGATTCACTAATCTCTCCGCCAGTTAATCAAGGCCAAGGCTAATCTCAAGccaacaaagtggtatcagagctggTTCCCAAAATCGACAGCTAGGGTTCAAGAAAAGAAGTCCAGACGGAAGatttgagaaaaaagaagagtgggTTCTGCAGAAACTTCCATGGCTGATCAAATCAACCAAAGTGTGAGTTCTCAACAGCCACCTATTTCCATATTTGCTGAAGAAAATTGCGATTATTGGTATGTAAAGATGCAAACTTTCTTTCAGTCACAAGGGTTGTGGAGTTTTGTGAAAAATGGGTATCAAGAACCTAACCCAGAAACTCCTTTAACTCAAGGAGAAAAGCAAAAATTGGAGTAGACAAAAAGGAAGGATTCAAGGGCACTCTTCCTCATTCAACAAGCACTCTCTGATGATCTATTTCCAAGGATTATTGAGACCAAGAAATCAAAGGAAGCGTGAGATATTCTGCAAAAGGAGTTTCAAGGAGATAAGAAGGTAAGGGTTATTAAACTTCAAACTCTTAGAAGAGAGTTAGAATATTTGAAGATGAATTGTGACACCTCGCTTTCCGGTAACTGGCGGTACTGCAGGATAGCAGGCTCTGTCCGGACGGAAAGGGGCAACtcatggtttataaggaaaGATCCATCCTACTtatacaaggccttttaaaacCGTGAGGGCAGGCCAAAGCGCATAtaaacttcacagttaagcgtgcttatCCTGGGGTAGTctagggatgggtgacctactgggaagtctatgggctttcGGTGTCCAaggcggacaatattgtacaaagatggagtgGGTCGTTACATGAAAGATTTTGAAACATTAACTAAATATTTTCAAAGCTTATGGTGATTGTTAATCAAATGAAGTCTTATGGTAAAAAGATCGAAGAAAAGAggattgttgaaaaaattctgGTTAGTCTACCAGAAAAATTTAATACAAGGATTGGTATAATTGAAGAAACAAAGGATATCTTTGAAATGAGTGTCCAAGAAGTGATGGGGTCATTGAAAGCTCAAGAACAAAGGTTGTTAAAACAATCAGAGAAGCCCTTGGAGAGTGCATTTTAGTCTAAGGTTAATCTGAATTCTAAAAGTCATGGAGAATCATCAAGTAGTAATCAAACATGCAAGAGCAGTTCAATCACAAAGGGGTGGTCGAGttgaaagaggaagaagaggaaattcaagaggaagaggaggaaactCAAGAGGAAGAGGTAGAGGAAATTATGATAGAAGCTTAAATATTGATGATGCAAAAAAATGTAGAATATGTGATAAGGACaatcttttgaaaatgactgttgGTTTCGGGGAAAACTGCAGTGCTATAAATGCAAGAAGTTTGGGCATGTTAAAAAGGATTGCAAGGCAAAGAGCAATCTACAAGCTAAattttcaaaagagaaaaatggtgaAGGGAATTTATTTTATGATTGTCAAGTTGCCTCCGAATACAAGAATGAAGTTTGGTATCTTGATAGCGGTTGTAGCAATCACATGACTGGTGATCAATCCATTTTCTTGAACATGGATACTTTAGCTGGTTCACAAGTGAAAATGGGAAATGGAGCATTAGTATGCAAAGGGTAAAGAAACAAATGGAGTTCAAACCAAGAAAGGAACAAAGTTGATTCATGATGTGTTGCTTGTACCAGATTTGGAGCAGAACTTACTAAGTGTTGGACAACTTTTGGAACATGGTTATGCAGTCCATTTTGAAGCTGGTAGTTGTACCATTCATGATAAAGATGACCGAAGTCAACTTGTGGCAAAGTTAATGATGGAGAAGAATCGAAGCTTTCCGCTCACATTTAAATATGTAGAAATGTTGCTTTGAGAGCACTTGTGAATGATGAATCGTGGTTGTGGCATAGGAGACTTGGGCAATTAAACTTTCATGGTCTCAAGTTGCTTCAACAAAAGATCATGGTTCAAGGTCTTTCGAATATTGAGGAAGTTCATGATGTTTTGCGAAGGGTGTGCACTTGGGAAGCACCATCGAAAGCCGTTTCCAAAAGGGGTTTCTTGGAGAGCAAAAGAGATGCTGGAATTAGTTCATACGGATGTATATGGTCCTATGAGAACTCTATCGCATGTTGGAAACAAGtattttatttcctttattgATGATTACACAAGGATGACATAGGTCTATTTCGTGCGGCAATGATCTGAAGTGTTCTCTATCTTCAAGAAGTTCAAAAATATGGTGGAGAAGCAAAGTGGGTACTATATTAAAACCTTGAGAAGTGATAGAGGCAAAGAGTACAACTCTAAGGAGTTTGACAAGTTTTGTGAAGATGAATGTGTTGAAATGCAGCTAACAATGGGTTACACACCACAGCAAAGCGGAGTATTCGAAAGGAAAATTCAGACGGTGATGGAAACGGCCAAGTCTATGTTGCATGAGAAAAGGCTGCCAAAGATTTTTTGGGCAGAAGTTGTTTACACGGCTGTTTATTTGATAAATCGGTGTCCTAAAAGGCTGTTTGGAATCAAACTCTAATTGAAGCTTGGAGTGGGAGGAAGCCGTCGGTGAAGCATCTCAAGGTGTTTGGATGTGTTTGCTATGCTCATATTCCAAAAGAAAGGATAACCAAATTGGATGAAATGAGTGAGgtgtattttttgtgggatATAGTAGCCAATTGAAGGGATACAAATTGTATAACTTGAAGACAAATCAAATTATAATCAGTCGGGATGTGATGTTTGATGAGAATGCTTCATGGAATTGGGAACAAGGAAAAGTTGAAAAGAAATGTGTCCAAGTCAATGAAGAACAAGGAAGTGCTGCACATGAAGGGGAAGATAATGAAGGCTCACCTCAATTCTCACCAAGGTTAGCCTCACCATCATCTCCTAGACTTTCTCCAAGTTCAAGTTCTAGTTCATCCACACCTAGCTCAACTCCAATAAGAATGAGGAGTTTGAGTGATGTGTATGCCCAGTGTAATTTTTGTATGGTGGAACCGGAAAGTTTTGAAGAAGCAATTAAGAATGAAACTTGGATAAAAGCTATGGAAGAGGAACTCAATGTAATCGAAAAAAATAAGACATGAGAATTAGTTGAAAGGCCACAAGACAAGGATATCATTGGTGTGAAGTGGATTTTTAAAGTGAAGCTGAATTCGGATGGTTCATTCCAAAGAAACAAGGCAAGGCTAATAGTAAAAGGGTATGCACAACAGCTCGGAGTTGATTACTAGGAGATTTTTGCTCCAGTTGCAAGGCCGGACACCATTCGAGCTCTCATTGCAGCCCAAAAAGGTTGGTCATTGTATCAACTTGATATAAAATCAACTTTCTTGAAAGGAGAATTGAAAGAAGAAGTTTACATTGAACAACCTCAAGTATTTGTCACAAAAAGGGAAGAAGACAAGGTGTACAGATTGAAGAAAACATTATATAGGCTGAAACAAGCTCCAATAGTATGGTACAGTCAAATTGATTCTTACTTCAATGGAAAGGGGTTCAAGAGGAGCAAAAGTGATTCGACTCTATATGTGAAGACTCAAGGTACATCAATTCTTATTGTTGCCTTGTATGTCGATGATTTGTTGTTTACTGGTGATAATGAGGAGATGATATTAGATTTCAAGAAACAAATGATGCAATGTTATGAAATGAGTGATATGGGCTTGCTACATCATTTTCTTGgaattgaaatttatcaaattgAAGAGGGTGTGTTTATCTCACAAAAGCAAtatgctaaaaatattttgaagaaatttgGGATGAATGGGTGTAAACCCGTGGCTACTCCTCTGATTGTAAATGAAAAACTCATGAAAGAAGATGGTGAAAAGAAGGTTGATGCCACTTTATATAGACATTTGGTTGGGAAATTATTATACCTCACAGTTACAAGGCCTAATATAATGTATGCTGTAAGTTTGCTCTCTAGATTCATGAACAATCCCAGCCAAAATCATCTTGGTGCTGCAAAGAGGGTTTTGAGATACATTAGAGGCAAAACCAGCTATGAAATCAAGTATTGCAGAGAAGCAGATGTGAAACTGTTTGGGTTTTGCGATAGTGATTGGGGCGGCTGCATTGATGATATGAAAAGCACCTCCGGATATATTTTTTCTCTTGGTTCTGGAGTATTTTCTTGGGGCCTCAAAGAAGTAAGAGAGTGTGGCGCAATCAACTGTAGAAGCTGAATATGTTTCAGTTGGTTTAGTAACCTCTCAAGCAATTTGATTGAGGAGAATACTTGAAGATGTTTGTGAAAAACAGGAAGAAGGAACTGAGATTTTCTGTGATAACAAATCAACCATTGAGATGGCCAAAAATCCAATATTTAACAGCCGCACTCGACACATAGCAATCAAACATCATTTCATTTGAGATGTAATTGAAGCATGTGAAGTGCAGCTTGTGTTTTGCAGATCGGAAGAACAAGTTGttgacattttcatttttctctaaGGCTCTACTTAAACAAAAGTTTcagcatttcaaaaaattacttggAGTTGTGGAACAGCACATTAATGGGGAGTAATGTTGGTATAATGTGTGTTGTCCAAACAACTCTTAATATTTTTGGGTCatgttgtattttgtgtttGGGCTAAAATGACTAGTGGACCATAAAATGTAAGTGTAATTTGGGTCAAGTTTAAGTTATTTGTAGTTGGGCATTTGTGTAAGGATCGACCCAATGTTGTATCTATATACAAGCCTTGTAGAATTCTCTAGAAAGTATGAATGAAAAATCTCAGTGGTGTGCTTTCCCCCATTGCTCTATTTCCGTGTGTGCGTGTTCTCCCCGATAAAATTAGCGGCAACCAATTGCTAGCTTGATTCACTAATCTCTCTGCCAATTAATCAAGGCCAAGGCTAATTCTCAAGCCAACAAGGTAATCGAACTTTGCCCAGGTGCACGGGGGCATAATGCCTCACAACTGAGGTAGCCAACCACTTGCAATAATACAAAGGTTAATCAGTCACTTTAGGCAGCATCGTTCAATCAAAGATATGTATATacttgccgttcaaaaaaaaaaaatctgtatatACAAAAATCACATCCAAAATTATCTTGGTCTAATATAGAGTCAAGATTTCATTGATAACCATACATGCCTGTGTTGTTGGCAAGATACAGAGAACAATGTTGGACATATAACATTATAGGTTGATGTTATTGGCATAACATAGGTCCAGATTTCCatagataaccatatatgtttgtGTTGCcaccataatttttttattttttattttttatcaaatagtCACTATCACCGGTCAACGTCTTATTCTCAATCGgtcaaatattttctttcccACCGGTCATCATCTCCGACTCCGGTCGCCCGCGCCGCCAACTTCCGGCACCGGCCAACTTTCCTTTCCGGCCAACTTCCTGTTGCTGATGTAGCGAGAGGGATAAATaatctttatttaatttaaagGTATTTTTTGTCTTAGTGGGTTTCATGACGGAGAAAAATGTGGATTTTGCTGCTCATCTGATGGAAGTCAACATGGTGGATGCAGTGTTGGATTTGTTAGGGAATTTGGCTTTTCCATTTGATATTCCTTAGCACTTTGCTTTCGAGGAGTTCTTCT
Proteins encoded in this window:
- the LOC131303080 gene encoding uncharacterized protein LOC131303080, whose amino-acid sequence is MQEQFNHKGVVELKEEEEEIQEEEEETQEEECYKCKKFGHVKKDCKAKSNLQAKFSKEKNGEGNLFYDCQVASEYKNEVWYLDSGCSNHMTGDQSIFLNMDTLAGSQVKMGNGALNLLSVGQLLEHGYAVHFEAGSCTIHDKDDRSQLVAKRLGQLNFHGLKLLQQKIMVQGLSNIEEVHDVLRRVCTWEAPSKAVSKRGFLESKRDAGISSYGCIWSYENSIACWKQKFKNMVEKQSGYYIKTLRSDRGKEYNSKEFDKFCEDECVEMQLTMGYTPQQSGVFERKIQTVMETAKSMLHEKRLPKIFWAEVVYTAVYLINRSQLKGYKLYNLKTNQIIISRDVMFDENASWNWEQGKVEKKCVQVNEEQGSAAHEGEDNEGSPQFSPRLASPSSPRLSPSSSSSSSTPSSTPIRMRSLSDVYAQCNFCMVEPESFEEAIKNETWIKAMEEELNEIFAPVARPDTIRALIAAQKGWSLYQLDIKSTFLKGELKEEVYIEQPQVFVTKREEDKVYRLKKTLYRLKQAPIVWYSQIDSYFNGKGFKRSKSDSTLYVKTQGTSILIVALYVDDLLFTGDNEEMILDFKKQMMQCYEMSDMGLLHHFLGIEIYQIEEGVFISQKQYAKNILKKFGMNGCKPVATPLIVNEKLMKEDGEKKVDATLYRHLVGKLLYLTVTRPNIMYAVSLLSRFMNNPSQNHLGAAKRVLRYIRGKTSYEIKYCREADVKLFGFCDSDWGGCIDDMKSTSGYIFSLGSGVFSWGLKEEEGTEIFCDNKSTIEMAKNPIFNSRTRHIAIKHHFI